Proteins found in one Paenibacillus wynnii genomic segment:
- a CDS encoding DUF92 domain-containing protein has product MQWVIGACGALIVAGAAYYKQSLSLSGMLAAVIMGTVYFGAGNAFWFGILLLFFISSSLLSKLHHEDKAELELTYDKTGRRDAGQVFANGGIGMVVVLLNVLYPLEIWEYLFVGVMATVTSDTWATEIGTLSRRPPRSVLTGKVLPTGASGGVSLTGSIAAAGGGLLIGAASWLLQLAAGMPDRSFILLTLAGLFGGVAGAFADSILGATVQRMNRCTVCGREVEGSIHCGVATVQSRGWRWMNNDAVNCISSIIGGIVALLIGILG; this is encoded by the coding sequence ATGCAATGGGTAATCGGCGCTTGTGGCGCTCTGATTGTTGCCGGTGCTGCTTATTATAAGCAATCCTTAAGCCTTTCCGGCATGTTGGCTGCAGTGATTATGGGTACGGTTTATTTTGGCGCCGGGAATGCCTTTTGGTTCGGTATTCTGCTGCTTTTCTTCATCTCCTCCAGTCTGCTGTCCAAGCTCCATCATGAAGATAAGGCAGAATTGGAACTGACTTATGATAAAACAGGCCGTCGTGACGCCGGTCAAGTCTTCGCTAACGGAGGCATTGGCATGGTTGTGGTACTGCTTAATGTGTTGTATCCTCTAGAAATATGGGAGTACCTATTTGTAGGAGTAATGGCTACAGTAACCTCAGACACATGGGCTACAGAGATAGGGACGCTTAGCAGAAGACCTCCCCGGTCTGTTCTGACAGGTAAAGTTCTGCCTACTGGGGCGTCAGGGGGAGTATCGCTTACGGGTTCAATTGCTGCAGCAGGGGGCGGTCTACTCATCGGGGCGGCCTCATGGCTGCTGCAGCTTGCCGCTGGTATGCCGGATCGCTCGTTCATCCTGCTGACACTTGCCGGTCTCTTTGGTGGGGTGGCAGGAGCCTTTGCCGACTCTATACTCGGTGCAACCGTGCAGAGGATGAACCGCTGTACGGTCTGCGGTCGAGAGGTAGAGGGGAGCATACATTGCGGTGTAGCGACTGTGCAATCACGCGGCTGGCGGTGGATGAATAATGATGCTGTTAATTGTATCAGTTCTATAATCGGTGGTATCGTGGCATTACTGATCGGTATTCTTGGTTGA